TGATACTGCATAAAGTCACAGTTTATCAAGATAATCTCCAGCCTCAAACCATTGCTGATTATTTCTGTAAGCTGAGCACTTTGCCTGCTGAGCAGCATCCTCTTTTGCTCTCCAGGGCCAGCTTTGCTTTGCTCTGCCAGCTGAGTGTGAAAAACATACAGCTCTTTGATGCCCCTCAACTGATCAGTATTTTGAAAGCCTTTATCAATTTAGGCGTCCCTCCTTCCCATTCAATGCTAGATGTGTATGAAACCAGATTTTGCCGTAATGTGTGGGAGATGAATCTGGATCAGCTTCTCTTGGTGGCTGACCTCTGGCGGTACTTGGGCCGCAAAGtacctcagtttttaaaaatattctatagtTATCTTAATTTGCACTGGAAAGATCTATCCTTTACCCAGCTGATTCACTTAATTTACATTATAGGTGAAAGTCGTCAGGTACCCCAGGACCTAATGCAAAAACTAGAATCGTTGATTCTCAAGTATATAGATTTGATCAATTTAGAGGAGATTGGTACAGTCTGTTTGGGGTTCTTTAAATCAAGTAGTAATCTTTCTGAGTATGTCATGTGGAAAATTGGAGACTTGGCTTGTGCTGACATGCAGCATCTGAGTAGTTATGCCTTAGTGAATATTCTCAAAATGTTCCGTTTCACTCATGTGAATCATGTAAATTTCATGAAGCAATTTGGACAGATTGCTCCTCAGCGAATTCCTTCCCTGGGAGTTCAAGGTGTCATGCATCTGACTCTTGCATGCTCGTCATTACGCTTCTTGGATGAAGGGGTAATGAATGCTGTGGCTGCTTCTTTGCCTCCTAGGGTAGCATATTGTCGAAGTAAAGATGTTGCCAAGATTCTCTGGTCATTTGGAACCCTAAATTATAAGCCACCCAATACAGAAGAGTTTTATTCTAGCCTGATAAATGAGATTCACAGAAAAATGCCTGAGTTTGACCACTTCCCAGAACACCTGCTCACCTCCCTGCTGGGCCTGGCATTTTCTGAGTACTTTCCAATAGAGCTCATCAATTTAGCTTTGAGTCCAGGGTTCATCAGGTTAGCTCAGGAGAGAACTAAGTTTGAACTCACTAAGGAGCTGTATACTCTTGATGGTACAGTTGGCATCGAGTGTCCAGATTACAGAGGCAATCGTCTTAGTTCTCACCTTCAACAAGAGGCGGCAAAAACAATGTGGAAACTAGCAAGCAAGGATATGTGCTCAAAGCCTGAATTTCTAGAAGCTCTCTTTCTGCTCGAGACCATGTTGGGTGGGCCCCAGTACattaaacaccatatgattttgcCTCATACCCGATCTTCTGACTTAGAAGTCCAGCTTGATGTTAACATGAAGCCATTACCATTTAACAGAGAAGCTTTATCAATGAAAGATATGGCCAAATTAAGGCTTAAACATGTGGGAGTCACTCTTACAGATGATTTGATGAGTCAGCTACTCAAAGGGAAATCGAGAAGGCATTTCCAGGGGGAAATTGAGTCAGAAACTGGGCAGCAGCCGACAGAATTAGAGAAGGCAGCCATACCCTTAGGAGACTCCCTTTGCAATGTGGCAGATAGACTGGAGGCCACAGGGATGGCTGGCCTGTGTCCCCCAGCCTGTGTCCCCCAGCCTGTCCCCCAGGCCCCATGTGTGAAGCTGGCTATTCAGTTAACAAACAAGAACCAGTATTGCTATGGTTCCAGGGATCTGCTTGGACTGCACCAGATGAAGAGACGGCAGTTGAATAAGGTTGGGTACCACGTGGTAGAGTTACCCTACTGGGAATGGCTCCCACTACTGAAACGAGCTCATGTAGAAAAGCTGGCATTCCTCCACGAGAAAGTGTTCACCTCTCTTCTCTGAAGGACCTTCAGGGACATTTCTATTCATAAATGCTGTAACCTGTACCAGATGTTGTGAAACAGTTATAAAAGCTAGAGTACAGGTTTACTAATAAAATCATTTGTAGAGACTTCAGTCTTGTCTGTGGCAGATCAAAGCTAGTGTGTGTTACTGTGAATTGTAACCTGGTCCATTTGTACAAGTTACTGCTAATTGGTGCAGGTAaataataaacatcttaatatCCTATTTTCAAGtaattcctctctcttttttctgtttACTGGCCTTAtgattattttgagtttttaagaaaaaagtgtGGTCAGACATTATGTAAAGCCAATTTTTTAACAGTGATTTTCAtatactttgttttaaaaaaagaatcttttaCAGCTTCACTTACATTTCAGGAAATTCCCTCTATGCATGTTTTCTTCACACCCTTCAAAATTAAAGTGTTTTTCATTCTTGTTTAGATTTGGGTGGTTGTCCTTAGTTGCTGGTTCTTCCTGCTTTAAAGAGCCATTTCAGAATTAGTCAGCCTAATATCATCCTCTTAGACCTCCCCCACCTCCTACTCCTGCATTTCTAATTTTCTTAAACTACCCCCAACCCCTGGGATATTTTCTCCCTGAGACTGGCCCTAGAAGAGTATAATTATGTAAGTGCCTTTGGGGCCAGTGGTTCCCAAAT
This sequence is a window from Manis pentadactyla isolate mManPen7 chromosome 5, mManPen7.hap1, whole genome shotgun sequence. Protein-coding genes within it:
- the FASTKD5 gene encoding FAST kinase domain-containing protein 5, mitochondrial; translation: MALVICRRFPGSFCGTPPRPALIKHQINKKLSGQTCEDCVLTAKTIHSDIRMAATLKLLKPLGYRAFCSPFVYGLTQSVTYWNVGSCTQHREQDPPHHSRLRQPAKKVENIHSISSSRRILTTSSALLGLEFSRDSASEASNLTPDSPKAMRDDEEDVEVFDTFGNPRVFLQLRSEYQLHSYNKSETCQPLSVSEGELILHKVTVYQDNLQPQTIADYFCKLSTLPAEQHPLLLSRASFALLCQLSVKNIQLFDAPQLISILKAFINLGVPPSHSMLDVYETRFCRNVWEMNLDQLLLVADLWRYLGRKVPQFLKIFYSYLNLHWKDLSFTQLIHLIYIIGESRQVPQDLMQKLESLILKYIDLINLEEIGTVCLGFFKSSSNLSEYVMWKIGDLACADMQHLSSYALVNILKMFRFTHVNHVNFMKQFGQIAPQRIPSLGVQGVMHLTLACSSLRFLDEGVMNAVAASLPPRVAYCRSKDVAKILWSFGTLNYKPPNTEEFYSSLINEIHRKMPEFDHFPEHLLTSLLGLAFSEYFPIELINLALSPGFIRLAQERTKFELTKELYTLDGTVGIECPDYRGNRLSSHLQQEAAKTMWKLASKDMCSKPEFLEALFLLETMLGGPQYIKHHMILPHTRSSDLEVQLDVNMKPLPFNREALSMKDMAKLRLKHVGVTLTDDLMSQLLKGKSRRHFQGEIESETGQQPTELEKAAIPLGDSLCNVADRLEATGMAGLCPPACVPQPVPQAPCVKLAIQLTNKNQYCYGSRDLLGLHQMKRRQLNKVGYHVVELPYWEWLPLLKRAHVEKLAFLHEKVFTSLL